The Pseudomonas sp. FP2309 genome has a window encoding:
- a CDS encoding transposase: MERYSKVGMQELDQRLSKIVEAARKKPVSVYRYGAPWVWIVSQDDWQGALKEVSSYIPAGHSLVLLRPQIDEVLDQHRDLLVVAPSMQIAPHTVLQILLLQLLYSVPNEQQLHEQLNYNLLFRWFVGLDLNQKVWSIQVLSRDIATLLDNPRAVQLIQKIISDVFCGALLHMPEFSLNFALLHTWLARHGNTAIASN; this comes from the coding sequence ATGGAACGTTATTCGAAAGTCGGCATGCAGGAGCTCGATCAGCGCCTGTCGAAGATCGTCGAAGCGGCGCGCAAGAAGCCGGTGTCGGTCTATCGCTATGGCGCGCCCTGGGTGTGGATCGTCTCCCAGGACGATTGGCAAGGCGCTTTGAAGGAAGTCTCCAGCTACATCCCCGCCGGTCATTCCCTGGTGTTGCTGCGTCCGCAGATCGACGAGGTGCTGGACCAGCACCGCGACCTGTTGGTGGTCGCGCCCTCAATGCAGATCGCGCCGCACACCGTGCTGCAGATCCTGTTGCTGCAACTGCTGTACTCGGTGCCCAACGAACAGCAACTGCACGAGCAGCTCAATTACAACCTGCTGTTCCGCTGGTTTGTCGGCCTGGACCTGAACCAGAAGGTCTGGAGCATTCAGGTGTTGAGCCGCGACATTGCCACGCTGCTCGATAACCCGCGGGCGGTGCAACTCATCCAGAAAATCATCAGTGACGTGTTTTGTGGCGCCTTGCTGCACATGCCGGAGTTCTCCTTGAACTTCGCCTTGCTGCACACCTGGCTGGCCCGCCACGGCAACACCGCGATCGCCAGCAATTGA
- a CDS encoding ShlB/FhaC/HecB family hemolysin secretion/activation protein, whose product MEHLFKSTLALCCLTLWAMAQPVLAEDEAAARKVDVNEYFVRGNTVLDAATIEEAVYPFLGPQKTLDDIEGARDALQKIYQARGYQSVFVELPEQKVDDGIVYLQVSETKVGRVRVVGAKHYSPVEIREQVTGLEEGAVPDFAKVQSQLAGLNRSAGRQVTPLVREGQRPGTMDVDLQVEDQNPWHASLGLNNDYSADTKELRSVATLGYDNLWQLGHSISLTYFTAPEDTSNAKVWSGSYSAPLDERWTLQFSGYQSDSDIATIGGSNVLGKGHSYGVSAIYSLPAAGNWANSFSLGIDFKDFDERLKFGASSDQVPLKYAPLTLGYNGYRYTEQSQLGLGLNLIVGTRAFFGYGSDAEEFDYKRYKASASFAVLKGDLTYSYTFANDWQSASKAGFQLASGPLVSNEQYSAGGATSVRGYLAAERTGDEGLLLSQELRTPSLAKFLGSYVQEWRFYAFAEGARLRLHDPLPEQEDEYSLASVGLGTRASLSKWLSGSLDWGYPLLDGPNTQKQDSRLHFSVQATF is encoded by the coding sequence GTGGAGCATCTGTTCAAGTCAACGCTGGCGCTGTGCTGCCTGACGCTTTGGGCCATGGCCCAACCCGTGCTGGCAGAGGACGAAGCGGCGGCACGCAAGGTCGACGTCAATGAGTATTTCGTGCGCGGCAACACTGTGCTCGATGCCGCCACGATCGAAGAGGCGGTGTACCCGTTCCTGGGGCCGCAAAAGACCCTGGACGATATCGAAGGCGCGCGTGATGCGCTGCAGAAGATCTACCAGGCGCGTGGCTACCAGTCGGTGTTTGTCGAGCTGCCGGAGCAGAAAGTCGATGACGGCATCGTCTACCTGCAGGTCAGTGAAACCAAGGTCGGCCGGGTGCGTGTGGTGGGCGCCAAGCATTACTCGCCGGTAGAAATCCGCGAGCAAGTGACCGGCCTGGAGGAGGGTGCGGTGCCGGACTTTGCCAAGGTGCAAAGCCAATTGGCCGGGCTCAACCGCAGCGCCGGGCGCCAGGTCACGCCACTGGTGCGCGAAGGCCAGCGCCCCGGCACCATGGATGTGGACTTGCAGGTCGAAGACCAGAACCCCTGGCACGCCAGTCTTGGCCTGAACAACGACTACAGCGCCGACACCAAGGAACTGCGCTCAGTCGCCACCCTTGGCTACGACAACCTCTGGCAACTGGGCCACAGCATTTCCCTGACCTACTTCACCGCACCCGAGGACACCTCGAACGCCAAGGTCTGGTCCGGCTCCTACAGCGCGCCGCTGGATGAGCGCTGGACCTTGCAGTTCTCCGGTTACCAGTCCGACAGCGACATCGCCACCATCGGCGGCAGCAACGTGTTGGGCAAGGGGCACTCCTACGGGGTGTCGGCGATCTACAGCCTGCCGGCCGCCGGCAACTGGGCCAACTCTTTCTCGTTGGGTATCGACTTCAAAGACTTCGACGAGCGGTTGAAATTCGGTGCCAGCAGCGATCAGGTGCCGCTCAAGTACGCACCGTTGACCCTGGGCTACAACGGCTATCGCTATACCGAGCAATCCCAGTTGGGCCTGGGCCTGAACCTGATCGTCGGCACCCGCGCCTTCTTCGGCTATGGCAGCGACGCTGAAGAATTCGACTACAAACGCTACAAGGCCAGCGCCAGTTTTGCCGTGCTCAAGGGCGACCTGACTTACAGCTACACCTTCGCCAATGATTGGCAGTCGGCGTCCAAGGCCGGCTTCCAACTGGCCTCAGGGCCACTGGTGTCCAACGAGCAGTACTCGGCCGGTGGCGCCACCTCGGTGCGTGGCTATCTGGCGGCGGAACGCACCGGCGATGAGGGCTTGCTGCTCTCCCAGGAACTGCGCACGCCGTCCCTGGCCAAGTTCCTGGGCAGTTACGTGCAGGAGTGGCGCTTCTATGCATTCGCCGAAGGTGCGCGTCTGCGCCTGCACGATCCGCTGCCCGAGCAAGAAGACGAATACAGCCTGGCCAGTGTCGGCCTGGGCACCCGCGCCAGTTTGAGCAAATGGTTGTCCGGCAGCCTGGATTGGGGCTACCCGCTGCTCGATGGACCGAACACCCAGAAACAGGACTCGCGACTGCACTTCAGTGTGCAGGCGACTTTCTGA
- a CDS encoding DUF2341 domain-containing protein, with translation MQRLFLSLMICLGFALPATAHAWWQDDWHYRKQISVDTTAQGAAISQALGRTALLVRLHTGNFTFDGVKDDGADLRFVSADDKTVFNHQIESFDPLMGMALIWVDVPKVEGGQRQDLWMYYGNQKAPATANGQLTFDPNYTALYHFDGANATPPRDTTAYANNALNATGSSIDGVIGRALQFGGQPLMLPASPSLQHAAGGAFTFSAWLRLDQASGEQIVLARRDGPHSLLLGLNQGSPFVEIDGQRAVSTQPLNPGQWQHLAFTAEGDKVALYVNGRESASLAVAMPAFNTPLAIGADLPDAAATHQPFAGAMDELRLSKVARPAALLLADASAQGAESKLVAYGVDEEQSGMGFGSLGFLLNAVPVDAWVIILVLVAMMVQSWFIMLRKNRQVSRVSSANEVFREHFAQIGTRLEMYADDAQLGERLTYSSLWRLYLVAVKEIRTRRAQGADTSSVSAATIEAIRCSMDGVRTRENQALSAKLSTLSNAIAGGPYIGLLGTVLGIMVVFLGTAMAGDVNINAIAPGMAAALLATAMGLFVAIPALFGYNRLITRNKEVSADMRVFVDEFITRLAEMHGESQHSETAHRREHHASVPA, from the coding sequence ATGCAACGCCTATTTCTGAGCCTGATGATCTGCCTGGGCTTCGCGCTCCCGGCCACCGCCCATGCCTGGTGGCAGGATGATTGGCACTACCGCAAACAGATTTCGGTAGACACCACCGCCCAAGGCGCGGCGATCAGTCAGGCCTTGGGGCGCACCGCACTGCTGGTGCGCCTGCACACCGGCAACTTCACCTTTGACGGGGTCAAGGACGACGGCGCTGATTTGCGGTTTGTGAGTGCCGATGACAAGACCGTGTTCAATCACCAGATCGAGAGCTTCGATCCGCTGATGGGCATGGCGTTGATCTGGGTCGATGTGCCCAAGGTCGAAGGCGGGCAGCGCCAGGACCTGTGGATGTACTACGGCAACCAGAAGGCCCCGGCCACGGCCAACGGCCAACTGACGTTCGACCCCAATTACACCGCGCTGTACCACTTTGACGGTGCCAACGCGACGCCGCCGCGCGACACCACGGCCTACGCCAATAATGCGTTGAACGCCACCGGATCGAGCATCGATGGCGTGATCGGCCGTGCCTTGCAGTTCGGCGGCCAACCGCTGATGTTGCCGGCCAGCCCATCGTTGCAACACGCGGCAGGCGGCGCGTTCACGTTCAGCGCCTGGCTGCGCCTGGACCAGGCCAGCGGTGAACAAATCGTCCTGGCCCGGCGCGACGGGCCCCACAGCCTCTTGCTGGGGCTGAACCAAGGCTCGCCGTTTGTTGAAATCGACGGCCAGCGTGCGGTCTCGACGCAGCCGCTGAACCCCGGCCAATGGCAGCACCTGGCGTTCACCGCCGAGGGTGACAAGGTCGCGCTGTATGTCAACGGCCGCGAAAGCGCGAGCCTCGCCGTGGCCATGCCCGCGTTCAACACACCGTTGGCCATCGGTGCCGACCTGCCGGACGCAGCCGCTACGCACCAGCCGTTCGCCGGGGCCATGGATGAGCTGCGCCTGTCCAAGGTGGCGCGCCCGGCCGCGCTGTTGCTGGCCGATGCCAGTGCCCAGGGCGCCGAGTCGAAGCTGGTGGCTTACGGGGTGGATGAAGAGCAGTCGGGCATGGGCTTCGGCAGCCTGGGCTTTTTGCTCAACGCGGTGCCGGTGGACGCCTGGGTGATCATCCTGGTGTTGGTGGCGATGATGGTGCAGTCGTGGTTCATCATGCTGCGCAAGAACCGTCAGGTCAGCCGCGTGAGCAGCGCCAACGAGGTGTTCCGCGAGCACTTTGCGCAGATCGGCACGCGCCTGGAGATGTATGCCGACGACGCCCAGTTGGGCGAACGCCTGACCTATTCGTCGCTGTGGCGCCTGTACCTGGTGGCGGTCAAGGAAATCCGCACCCGCCGTGCCCAGGGCGCGGACACTTCGTCGGTGTCGGCCGCCACCATCGAAGCCATCCGCTGCTCCATGGACGGCGTGCGCACCCGCGAAAACCAGGCCCTCAGTGCCAAGCTCTCAACCTTATCCAACGCCATCGCCGGCGGCCCCTATATCGGCCTGCTGGGGACGGTGCTGGGGATCATGGTGGTGTTTCTCGGCACGGCCATGGCCGGTGACGTGAATATCAACGCCATCGCCCCCGGTATGGCGGCGGCGTTGCTGGCCACGGCCATGGGCCTGTTCGTCGCGATTCCTGCACTGTTTGGCTACAACCGTCTGATCACGCGCAACAAGGAAGTCAGTGCGGACATGCGCGTGTTCGTCGACGAGTTCATCACCCGCCTGGCGGAGATGCACGGCGAGAGCCAACACAGCGAGACGGCGCATCGCCGTGAGCATCACGCATCGGTTCCGGCCTGA
- a CDS encoding biopolymer transporter ExbD, translating to MASVNASHDDDDDAAVDSINITPLVDVLMVVLVMFILTATAQVSGIQIHLPKASASVSLSEAKTKAISVNDGGQVFLDAYPVTLGELEERLRIEKALNPDFPVIVRGDAMVQYQKVIEVLDLLRRLELSQVGLVTGKPSQG from the coding sequence ATGGCTTCTGTAAATGCCTCCCACGACGATGACGATGATGCGGCCGTCGACAGCATCAATATCACGCCCCTGGTGGACGTGCTGATGGTGGTGCTGGTGATGTTTATCCTCACGGCCACCGCCCAGGTCTCGGGGATCCAGATCCACCTGCCCAAGGCCAGCGCCTCGGTGTCGCTGTCGGAGGCCAAGACCAAGGCGATCTCGGTGAACGACGGCGGCCAGGTGTTCCTTGATGCCTACCCGGTGACCCTCGGCGAGCTGGAAGAGCGACTGCGTATCGAGAAAGCGTTGAACCCGGACTTCCCGGTAATCGTGCGCGGTGACGCCATGGTGCAGTACCAGAAGGTCATCGAGGTGCTCGACTTGCTGCGCCGGCTGGAGCTGTCCCAGGTCGGGCTGGTCACCGGCAAACCGAGCCAGGGCTGA
- a CDS encoding energy transducer TonB has protein sequence MTAQMPITPLPTKTKPPLRPLKWGAGLLLGAVAAWFLWQWANDMSGVRREAPKVPTIIPLPPPPPPPPPPPEKPKEPEPQVEEKVPEPIPTPAPEEVKPAEEAPPSPADDLANPMQIDGDAQSGTDGFNIGAGKGGGMAGSGGGGLGTGTYKQYLAGVFQRLLREDPELRKKAYSVQADLWLNAEGEVTRVALAKSSGDADTDAQVLAALRAPHATQRVPASVSMPVRLSLKGRRPD, from the coding sequence ATGACCGCACAGATGCCGATCACGCCCTTACCGACCAAGACCAAGCCGCCGTTGCGCCCGCTCAAGTGGGGCGCCGGCCTGCTGTTGGGGGCCGTGGCCGCCTGGTTTTTGTGGCAATGGGCCAATGACATGAGTGGCGTACGCCGCGAAGCACCGAAGGTGCCGACGATCATTCCGTTGCCGCCACCGCCGCCACCGCCGCCGCCACCACCGGAAAAACCCAAGGAGCCCGAACCCCAGGTGGAAGAAAAAGTGCCGGAGCCAATACCGACTCCAGCGCCGGAAGAGGTCAAGCCGGCCGAGGAGGCGCCACCGTCGCCCGCCGATGATCTGGCCAACCCGATGCAGATCGACGGCGATGCCCAGTCGGGCACCGACGGTTTCAATATCGGCGCCGGCAAGGGCGGGGGGATGGCCGGTTCCGGAGGAGGAGGCCTGGGCACGGGCACTTACAAGCAATACCTGGCTGGGGTGTTTCAACGCCTGCTGCGCGAAGACCCGGAGTTGCGCAAGAAGGCTTACAGCGTACAGGCGGACTTGTGGCTGAACGCCGAGGGCGAAGTCACTCGCGTGGCGTTGGCCAAATCCAGCGGCGATGCCGACACGGATGCCCAGGTATTGGCCGCGTTGCGTGCACCCCACGCCACGCAACGGGTGCCGGCCTCGGTCAGCATGCCGGTACGCCTGTCGCTCAAGGGCCGACGGCCGGATTGA
- a CDS encoding putative porin produces the protein MISPVNRLTLAVGMVIATLVGQATAAPVAPSENVTINLIRLLVQQGVLTQDTANGLIAQAEKEARQARQANAAPAVASGPPTAPGDVRVQYVPQAVRDQIRDQVKAEVMATAKQENWAQPNTFPDWISRISFDGDIRLRDESRYFSGNNSNNITDFAKLNDTGPYDVNKNSNTKFPPLLNTREDRENLFRLRARLGMKAVISPEWTAGIRIATGSDNNPVSTTQTLGGGFGKKDIWLDQGYLTWKTTDYMMLTAGRIANPFYSTDMMYSNDLNFDGVAALFNHRLNSEWGLFGTLGAFPVEYTSDTASSNGIDKEDSQTKWLFGGQIGADWKINRSNTLKLAAAYYQFQDIEGERSSPCSTWQGAAGCDTDGSRVAFMQKGNSVFNLRNNTTNPADPVRTADPQFVGLASKFDVLDLNLVWDSELPSDFKLRSQGNFIHNLGYDKGEMLKRSEGEIVNNINSKGQFESGGNALMVSFTLGSALEMRKRGDWNVLAGYKYIQPDALPDGFNDSSFHLGGTNAKGYFIGGNYGIDKNIYASARWLSASEVYGQPFEVDVMQLELNTRF, from the coding sequence ATGATTTCCCCCGTGAATCGACTGACCCTGGCGGTTGGCATGGTCATTGCGACCCTGGTTGGCCAGGCGACGGCCGCGCCGGTCGCGCCTTCGGAAAACGTCACCATCAACCTGATCCGCCTGCTGGTGCAGCAAGGCGTGCTGACCCAGGACACCGCCAACGGGCTGATCGCCCAGGCCGAAAAAGAGGCTCGGCAGGCACGCCAGGCCAATGCCGCGCCGGCGGTCGCCAGCGGGCCGCCTACCGCCCCTGGGGACGTGCGCGTGCAGTACGTGCCGCAAGCGGTGCGCGACCAGATCCGTGATCAGGTCAAAGCCGAAGTCATGGCCACCGCCAAACAGGAAAACTGGGCCCAGCCCAATACGTTCCCGGACTGGATCTCGCGTATCAGCTTTGATGGCGATATCCGTTTGCGCGACGAGTCGCGCTACTTCTCGGGTAACAACAGCAACAACATCACCGACTTCGCCAAGCTCAATGACACCGGCCCGTACGACGTCAACAAAAACTCCAACACCAAGTTTCCGCCGCTGCTCAACACCCGCGAGGACCGCGAAAACCTGTTCCGCCTGCGCGCGCGCCTGGGCATGAAAGCGGTGATCTCGCCGGAGTGGACCGCCGGCATCCGCATCGCCACCGGCTCGGACAACAACCCGGTGTCCACCACCCAAACCCTGGGCGGCGGCTTCGGCAAAAAAGACATCTGGCTCGACCAGGGCTACCTGACCTGGAAAACCACCGACTACATGATGCTGACTGCCGGGCGTATCGCCAACCCGTTTTATTCCACCGACATGATGTATTCCAACGACCTCAACTTCGACGGCGTGGCGGCGCTCTTCAACCACCGCCTCAACAGCGAGTGGGGCCTGTTCGGGACCCTCGGTGCGTTCCCGGTCGAATACACCTCCGACACGGCCAGCAGCAACGGCATCGACAAGGAAGACAGCCAGACCAAATGGCTGTTCGGCGGGCAGATCGGTGCCGACTGGAAGATCAACCGCAGCAACACACTCAAGCTCGCTGCCGCTTATTACCAGTTCCAGGACATCGAGGGCGAGCGCTCCAGCCCTTGCTCCACGTGGCAAGGGGCAGCGGGGTGCGACACCGACGGCTCGCGCGTGGCGTTCATGCAAAAAGGCAACTCAGTGTTCAACCTGCGCAACAACACCACCAACCCGGCTGATCCTGTGCGCACAGCCGACCCGCAGTTTGTGGGCCTGGCGTCCAAATTCGACGTGCTCGACCTCAACCTGGTCTGGGACAGCGAACTGCCAAGCGACTTCAAGCTGCGCAGCCAAGGCAACTTCATCCACAACCTGGGCTACGACAAGGGCGAAATGCTCAAGCGCAGCGAAGGCGAGATCGTCAACAACATCAACAGCAAGGGCCAGTTTGAAAGTGGCGGCAATGCCTTGATGGTCTCGTTCACCCTCGGCAGTGCGCTGGAGATGCGCAAGCGCGGCGACTGGAACGTATTGGCCGGCTACAAGTACATCCAGCCCGACGCCTTGCCCGACGGCTTCAACGACTCCTCGTTCCACCTGGGCGGCACCAACGCCAAGGGTTACTTCATTGGCGGCAACTACGGCATCGACAAGAACATCTACGCCAGTGCGCGCTGGTTGAGCGCGTCCGAAGTGTACGGCCAGCCGTTCGAAGTGGACGTGATGCAACTGGAACTCAACACGCGCTTTTGA
- a CDS encoding DNA repair protein: MNTRICALLLLFVATGASAEGMEERLRTQLRSTTQQLQALQSEQAQASAARLAAETQARQAQAQIKQLTAELEKTRGMAEQLAGQQQSLHSQAQAQVAARDEQLGKFKKAYDELLVLAKGKEAERARLQVQLSERDTQVQQCSVKNQQMYGVAQHLLTAYEKIDVAQVMSIRQPFASSTRVKFEELAQGFGDDLYKSRFDAPQATANH; this comes from the coding sequence ATGAACACGCGAATCTGCGCACTGCTGTTGTTGTTCGTCGCCACCGGCGCCTCGGCCGAAGGCATGGAAGAGCGCCTGCGTACCCAACTGCGCAGCACCACCCAGCAATTACAGGCGCTGCAAAGCGAGCAGGCCCAGGCCAGTGCGGCACGTCTGGCGGCCGAAACCCAGGCCAGGCAGGCCCAGGCGCAAATCAAGCAGCTTACGGCCGAGCTGGAAAAGACCCGTGGCATGGCCGAGCAACTGGCCGGCCAGCAACAAAGCCTGCACAGCCAGGCCCAGGCCCAGGTGGCGGCGCGGGATGAGCAGCTTGGCAAGTTCAAGAAGGCTTATGACGAACTGCTGGTACTGGCCAAAGGCAAGGAGGCCGAGCGTGCCCGATTGCAGGTGCAACTGAGCGAACGTGACACACAAGTGCAGCAATGTTCGGTCAAGAATCAACAGATGTACGGGGTCGCCCAACACTTACTCACGGCCTATGAAAAAATCGACGTGGCGCAGGTCATGAGCATTCGCCAGCCCTTCGCCAGCAGCACGCGGGTCAAGTTCGAGGAACTGGCCCAGGGGTTTGGTGACGATTTGTACAAGAGCCGTTTCGATGCGCCCCAGGCAACCGCCAACCATTGA
- a CDS encoding YbjN domain-containing protein, which produces MSELINSVSVQSLTELLQEAGYRVNQSEQNGIVQLLSASQGIGYAVRFGNAAAEQGSYVDFTYSCALRVQGELPEGLAQVWNASRRFARLSLQGEFLLMEMDVVVAGVGATHLRSQLELWDRLLQEFIVYLREYSQHAAHLQTQSTPVAEEAPAL; this is translated from the coding sequence ATGAGCGAATTGATTAACAGCGTCAGCGTGCAGAGCCTCACCGAGCTGTTGCAGGAGGCCGGCTACCGCGTCAACCAAAGCGAACAGAACGGCATCGTGCAGTTGCTCAGCGCCAGTCAGGGCATCGGCTATGCGGTGCGCTTTGGCAACGCGGCGGCCGAGCAGGGCAGTTATGTGGATTTCACCTACAGCTGTGCGCTGCGGGTACAGGGCGAATTGCCTGAAGGCCTGGCCCAGGTGTGGAACGCATCGCGGCGTTTTGCGCGCTTGTCGCTGCAGGGCGAGTTTCTGCTGATGGAAATGGACGTGGTGGTCGCCGGCGTTGGCGCCACGCACCTGCGCAGCCAGCTGGAACTGTGGGACCGCCTGTTGCAGGAGTTCATCGTGTACCTGCGTGAATACAGCCAGCACGCGGCGCACTTGCAGACCCAGTCCACACCCGTTGCTGAAGAGGCGCCGGCGCTGTGA
- a CDS encoding peptidylprolyl isomerase codes for MKKPTLMVGAGALALLVVAVGLSLRPGSDPVAAQQPASVTNPVAGGPAVARLGNQQIDLPELKSVLASLPAESREQLRGNRGALETWIRSRLAQKAVLEQADAQGWRQRPEVEQQTRAATEQIVFRDYMLSVSQVPADYPSAVELQQAYDSGKAQWMTPPLYRVGQIFLAVNDPQSADAVRRQAQELSRKAQAAPADFAALATQFSQDPDSAARGGDSGLQPLQQLVPAVREAVSRLKVGAVSDAVQSPAGFHVLKLIGQQPARTATLDELRERLTQALRAQRQEQIAKAYLEGMLNTATLSIDGAELNKVLE; via the coding sequence GTGAAAAAGCCAACCTTGATGGTCGGCGCCGGCGCGCTGGCCCTGCTGGTGGTGGCGGTGGGCTTGAGCCTGCGCCCGGGCAGCGACCCGGTGGCGGCGCAACAGCCGGCTTCGGTGACTAACCCTGTAGCGGGCGGGCCGGCGGTGGCGCGCCTGGGCAACCAGCAAATCGACCTGCCGGAACTGAAAAGCGTATTGGCGAGCCTGCCGGCTGAGTCCCGCGAGCAACTGCGCGGCAACCGTGGCGCCCTGGAAACCTGGATTCGCTCGCGCCTGGCGCAAAAGGCCGTCCTCGAACAGGCCGACGCCCAGGGCTGGCGCCAGCGCCCGGAGGTGGAACAGCAGACCCGCGCCGCGACTGAGCAGATTGTGTTTCGCGACTACATGCTCTCGGTCAGCCAAGTGCCGGCCGATTACCCCAGCGCTGTCGAACTGCAACAGGCGTATGACAGCGGCAAGGCCCAGTGGATGACGCCGCCGTTGTACCGGGTAGGGCAGATCTTCCTTGCGGTGAATGACCCGCAAAGTGCCGATGCGGTACGCCGTCAGGCCCAGGAATTGAGCCGCAAGGCCCAGGCCGCGCCGGCGGACTTTGCCGCCCTGGCCACGCAGTTCTCTCAGGACCCGGACAGCGCCGCGCGCGGTGGCGACTCGGGCCTGCAGCCCTTGCAGCAACTGGTGCCGGCCGTGCGCGAGGCCGTCTCGCGGCTCAAGGTCGGCGCGGTGTCGGACGCGGTGCAGAGCCCGGCCGGGTTCCATGTACTCAAGTTGATCGGCCAGCAACCGGCGCGCACCGCCACCCTCGACGAACTGCGCGAACGCCTCACCCAGGCCCTGCGTGCCCAGCGTCAGGAGCAGATCGCCAAGGCCTATCTGGAAGGCATGCTCAACACCGCCACGCTGAGCATCGACGGCGCCGAGCTGAATAAAGTGCTGGAGTAA
- a CDS encoding LysR family transcriptional regulator: MALLEPSGPQGPAAYRAPAESRSHWLALAHEIDPEVARYFLVSARCGCFMQAARSLNIKATLLRKRLAQLEGHLRHALFSYQGNGLVLSRDGLQLQAQLVALAHERRLPAVAQPLIRLAVAEPILHDILGRDLIALLRRNASVRLEIISLDSRQSLQALDVDIVLWLSGNDGPLPGPGFATEPPRALARLQYLPHIAKRYSRVTARPDSVADLDDYMLVQWQPDAQVDALQPWNQMVERRQAAVVQVQAYSLMLEMIRCGACIGLLPHYMSSFDRGLVALPGLLAESMQRQVWLAVNAQVRDAEAVQMIVALIVSTFEGRRAWFD; this comes from the coding sequence ATGGCATTACTGGAACCGTCCGGCCCTCAGGGCCCCGCCGCCTATCGTGCACCGGCCGAGTCGCGCAGCCATTGGCTGGCTCTGGCCCATGAGATCGACCCGGAGGTGGCGCGTTACTTTCTGGTCAGTGCGCGCTGCGGCTGCTTCATGCAGGCCGCGCGCAGCTTGAATATCAAGGCCACCTTGCTGCGCAAACGCCTGGCGCAATTGGAAGGACACCTGCGCCACGCGTTGTTCAGCTACCAGGGCAATGGCCTGGTGCTCAGTCGCGATGGCCTGCAATTGCAGGCCCAGTTGGTTGCCCTGGCCCATGAACGGCGCCTGCCGGCGGTGGCGCAACCCTTGATTCGCCTGGCGGTGGCCGAACCGATCCTGCACGACATCCTCGGGCGTGATCTGATTGCCTTGCTGCGCCGCAATGCCAGCGTGCGCCTGGAGATCATCTCCCTCGACAGCCGGCAGTCCCTGCAAGCGCTGGACGTGGACATCGTGCTGTGGTTATCGGGCAACGACGGTCCGTTGCCCGGTCCGGGTTTTGCCACCGAACCGCCCCGAGCGCTGGCGCGGTTGCAGTATTTGCCGCACATCGCCAAGCGCTATTCACGCGTGACCGCACGCCCGGACAGCGTGGCAGACCTCGACGATTACATGCTGGTGCAATGGCAGCCCGACGCACAGGTCGACGCGTTGCAACCGTGGAACCAGATGGTGGAACGACGCCAGGCTGCCGTGGTACAGGTGCAGGCGTATTCGCTGATGCTGGAGATGATCCGCTGCGGTGCCTGCATCGGTTTGCTGCCGCACTACATGAGCAGCTTCGACCGTGGATTGGTGGCGCTGCCGGGGTTGCTGGCCGAGAGCATGCAGCGCCAGGTGTGGCTGGCGGTGAATGCACAGGTGCGCGATGCCGAGGCGGTGCAGATGATTGTGGCGCTGATAGTCAGTACCTTCGAGGGGCGACGCGCTTGGTTTGATTAG
- a CDS encoding histidine phosphatase family protein, with protein sequence MQATRLTLVCHAVTPLQKQGRFAEDESVAMDWQGARLSLAGRYTKNLRLLCGPEARARQTAGLFGAHPVIETALRDVDLGAWAGRDIGQVEPDQLSAWLTDSSCAPHGGESVAHLCTRVAQWLQSLERQPGHVVAVTHPFVVRAALLYVMQFPVSMFYRIDVEPLSTTELRFNGVWRLRLETHAQAPEHGKIHAPQ encoded by the coding sequence ATGCAGGCCACCCGTTTGACCCTCGTCTGCCATGCCGTTACGCCCCTGCAAAAACAGGGGCGTTTTGCCGAGGACGAGTCGGTGGCGATGGACTGGCAAGGCGCGCGGTTGTCCCTGGCCGGCCGTTACACGAAAAACCTGCGCCTGCTGTGTGGCCCCGAGGCGCGAGCCCGGCAGACGGCGGGACTGTTCGGCGCACACCCGGTGATCGAAACCGCGCTGCGCGACGTTGACCTGGGGGCTTGGGCTGGCCGGGACATTGGACAGGTTGAACCTGATCAACTGAGTGCCTGGCTCACCGATAGCAGCTGCGCGCCCCACGGGGGCGAGTCGGTGGCGCACCTGTGCACGCGGGTGGCACAGTGGCTGCAATCCCTCGAAAGGCAGCCGGGCCATGTCGTGGCCGTTACCCATCCCTTTGTGGTCCGCGCCGCGCTGCTGTACGTCATGCAGTTCCCGGTCTCGATGTTCTACCGGATCGATGTCGAGCCGTTGTCCACCACGGAACTGCGTTTCAACGGTGTGTGGCGCCTGCGTCTGGAAACTCACGCCCAGGCGCCTGAACATGGCAAAATCCACGCCCCGCAATGA